Proteins encoded within one genomic window of Paramisgurnus dabryanus chromosome 11, PD_genome_1.1, whole genome shotgun sequence:
- the rab35b gene encoding ras-related protein Rab-35b produces MARDYDHLFKLLIIGDSGVGKSSLLLRFADNTFSGSYITTIGVDFKIRTVEISGEKVKLQIWDTAGQERFRTITSTYYRGTHGVIVVYDVTSAESFVNVKRWLHEINQNCDDVCRILVGNKNDDPNSKVVETNDAQKFAEQMGISLFETSAKENINVEEMFNCITELVLRAKKESVAKQQQQQQNDVIKLNKNSKRKKKCC; encoded by the exons GTGTTGGGAAGAGCAGTCTCCTTCTGCGATTCGCAGACAACACTTTTTCAG gtagTTACATCACCACTATAGGAGTGGACTTTAAGATCCGAACGGTGGAGATTAGTGGAGAAAAGGTGAAGCTGCAGATATGGGACACGGCAGGACAGGAGCGATTCAGGACCATTACATCTAC GTATTACAGAGGGACTCACGGGGTGATAGTGGTGTATGATGTCACAAGCGCCGAATCTTTCGTCAACGTCAAACGATGGCTGCATGAAATCAACCAGAACTGCGATGATGTGTGTCGAATATTAG TGGGCAATAAAAACGATGACCCCAACTCTAAAGTCGTGGAGACGAATGACGCGCAGAAGTTCGCCGAGCAGATGGGCATCAGCTTGTTCGAGACGAGCGCAAAAGAAAACATCAATGTGGAAGAG ATGTTCAACTGCATCACAGAACTTGTGCTTCGGGCAAAGAAAGAATCTGTGGCCAAACAGCAACAACAGCAGCAAAACGATGTGATTAAACTCAACAAGAACAGCAAACGAAAGAAGAAATGCTGCTAG